The Neofelis nebulosa isolate mNeoNeb1 chromosome 1, mNeoNeb1.pri, whole genome shotgun sequence sequence CATATCATCATATAGGCAGAAACTTTCAAGTTATCTGCTAAAAAGCTACTAAAACTAGTGGGTGATTTTAGGAAAGCTATGGCACACAAGATTAATGTGAAAAATCAGTATTAGTTCAAGACAGTAGAAACAAATAGGGAATATAAAAAAATGCAATCCCATTTATACTAGCAACCCAAACCATGAAAATACATAGTGccttagtcagtttgggctgctataacaaaatacaacagaCTATGTGGCTTAATAGTaaacatttctcacagttctggaggctggaagttcaagatcagagtgccagcatggttgggtgagGGCCCCCTTCCAGGCTGCGACTTCTCTTTGTGTTCTCACAAGGCAGATGGGGTAACGCAGTTCTCTCTGGCCTCTTTTATGAGGGCATTATTCCCATTCATTAGGGTTGTGCCCCCATGaactaatcacctcccaaagaccccacctcctatCCTCACCGTGAAGGTTAAGTTTGAACATAAGAATTTTGGGAAGACACATTCAGTCAACAGCATAGGGATAACTTTAACAAAATCTGTGTATATCCTGATCCTTGAAAATCTACACACATTACTGGAATAAATTAAAGAAGGTATCGGTAAATAGAGATACACCATGTTCATGAATTTAAAGGTTTAACATTGTTAGAAGGTCAATTCTTCCAAAAGGGATCTACGGATTGAGAACAATCCAATTAAATTCCCAGCAGGTACTTTTTCatagaaactgacaagctgattttaaaatttaaatggaatggaggggcgcctgggtggctcagtcagctgagcatccaactcttgatttcacctcaggtcatgatctcacagtggtgagaccaagccccgtgtctggctctgcgctaagtgtggggcctgcttatgtttctctctctctctttccttctgccctctcctccactcatgctctcttaaataaataaataaatagatagatagatagatagatagatagatagatagatacataaataaataaataaataaataggtagatagatagatagataaaatttaaatggaatggAAATGATCTAAAAGAGCCAAAGcagtttggtgtgtgtgtgtgtgtgtgtgtgtgtgtgtgtgtgttttaatttggaAGAACTACACTACCTAACTTTACAACTTagtataggggtgtctgggtggctcagtcagttagtgtctCACTCttattctggctcaggtcatgatctcatggttggtgagttcaagccctgtatcgggctccacactgacaatgccaagcctgcttgagattcattcatttttgctctctcgctctctctctctctctcctgttgtcctcctctcctccccctccttcatGCTCCcgctgtcaaaataaataactaaacttgaaaaaaaataacaacttttttaaaaaaggacttaaTCCAAAGCCACAGCAATAAAGACAATGTGCCACtggcaaaagaatagaaatatagACACATTAGCTGACTTCCGACCAAGATGCCAGGGCAAATGATGCCAGAATAACGAGGTATCTACACAGGAAGGAAATGAACAACAACCCCTACTTAACACccaacacaaaaatgaactcaaaatggatcagagagcTAAATGTAAGTGCTATAACCATCAAACctctggaagaaaacacaaaagaaaaccttTGTTATCTTGGGATAGGCAAAGAGGTTTTAGGTAGACCATTAAAAGCattaaccataaaagaaaaaaattataaactggacttcatcaaaattaaaacttctgttcttcatttatttatttttaatgtttatttgtttttgagagagagtgtgacagagttcaagtgggggaggggcagacagagatggagacacagaatctgaagcaggccccaggctctgagctgtcagcacagagcccgacagggggcatgaactcatgggctgtgagatcatgacctgagctaaagtcggacgctcaaccagcagagccacccaggtgctccaaaacttctgttcttcaaatgtcaccattaagaaaaaggaaaggcaagccacagactgatCAAATAGGATTCTTACCATTcaggaataaaaagacaagtctatacaaaaatgggcaaagatgtgaacagataattcacagaagacacacaaatggccaaaaaacacataaaaggtgctcaacatcttTAGGTTCACTATCCTTGCAGCTACTAGAAGGACTAaaatttagggggcacctgggtggctccatcagtgaAGCGTATGAcccttgattgtggctcaggtcctgatctcatggtttgtgggatggggCCCTGtatccagctctatgctgacagcatggagcctgcttgggactctctctttccctctgcccctccccaactcacatgcatgtactctcgctctctcaaaataaataaacttaacaattttttttttaaagattggcaATACCAGGTGTTGACcagtatgtgaaaaaaaattactggctggaatataaaatagtagaaccactttggaaaactgtttgatAGTAACACTTAACCAATCACTCCACTcctgagtatttacccaagagaaatgaaaatatatgtccaaacaaagatgtatatatgaatattgacagatttatttaaaatagcccaAAAACAGAAATGGCCCAAAGACCCATGCATGAGCAGGTGGCTGGACAAACTGATATATCCACAAGACAGAACACTACGCTGCAGTAAGAAAGCACAAACTACTAATACACACAACACTATGGATGAACATCAAAATCTGACTCAGACGAAGAAGGCGGACAGGAAAAAAGAACATCTGTATTAATTCTATTCATACACTGCTATGCAGTTTACAGTGACAGAAAGTGTGTCAGTGGTTTCCTAGGGCCAAGATTAGGGGGAAAAGGGACTTCCAAGGGGCATGAGGCAACTTTTGAAGGTGACGAAAATGCTCTGTGTGTTGATTGCGGTAGTGATCTCATGGGTGTACATGCAccaaaattcatcaaactgtacAATTTAAAAGGATACAGTTTACACTATGTAAATTATAACTCAActaacattgttttttaaaagatacaatatactggaggcgcctgggtggctcagctggttaggtgtccaacttcagctcaggccgtgatcttgcagtctgtgggtttgagccctgcgtcgggttctgtgctgacacctcagagcctggagcctgctttggattctgtgtctccctctctctctttctctctctctctctctctctctgcccctcccctgctcatgctctgtctctctctgtgtaaaaaaataaataaacattaaaaaaattaaaaaaaaaaatttaaagatgcaaTACAccgggacacctgcgtggctcaatgaagcagtaaagcgtctgactcctgattctggctcaggtcatgatctcacagttctctctctctgccccgcccaagctcactctctctctctctcaaaaataaataaacttttaaaaaaacacaaaaaacaacacacTAAAGGTTTTAACAGAAGAATGACAGCTGCAAATGGGAGAACATCTTCAGCCACCCACTCCCATCACCCTCTCTGCCACCCTCTAATCATGGGCACGAACAGGAGGCAATAAGTTTCCAAGGACCAAGCCACACTCACTACTGCTTGCATCCTAGAGAAAGAATCCTCCATTGTGACATCTGTTAGGTATAATCAATGTCAGGATCTTGGAAACGACTGCTATGTAATATGACATCCATATTACACTGATGTGAGTATATTAGCATATATCACAAAGATGCAAACAGATAAACTTCTTGAATTAATACTGGCTCTATCCTCCACCCAGATGACTGCCAACCTCCATAAAACATACTACATAAATCATAAAGACTACGCATTAGGCAATCTCCAGACGACATCAAAACTTCCAAAGTGACTAAACCAATGCCCTTCGTTAATGCTGCTGCTACACCAAATCATAATAAGAGGTACAAATGCTTTACTGTAAGTATCACAACTTAGGGATACTCCCTAATCTATATCCTTAAGTTTAGATGTCACAAAAGCCAACCTAGTCTCACTGCTAGGATGGCATGGAACTTAATTATACTCCTTGACTCACAGACTTGGCCAAAACACCTAATCATGGTCTTTACATCCAAGctgaaaaggagggaaaacacCAATGAACCATCCTTCAAACTGTCTGCCACGTCTGCATACCAAGAATTTATGAAAAAGATAGCACAAGGTTAAGGACACTGAAATGTCATTCAACTAATGCTCTCACAATTGGCAACACTCTCAAAAAGTACATCAACTCTATTTAGCAATTTCTGAATGCTAGGCACATAAGAGTAATTTTGCTAACAGCACAATTTTTGGCATtagtaaaatctttatttaatttgttaatggTTCTGGTTTTGTGcaattatttataaagcagagaACACGTTTCTGTTTCAAATAAGACTGATTAAGGAGCTCTTAGATCTACAGCTCTTTTAATTGATTGCTGCAATACAGCTAATGACATCACCTTGTTTTCTGGGAGAATTTCGGTTTCAAGCTACAGCAATTCTTTCtatatttccagttttaaaaaggaaaaaatgtaaatggttGAATCAAGTATTCCAGCAAACCTCAAGAGTCATGAAATAAATGAACCACAAAAGGTTTGAAGtacaaccaaaataaaaacagaagaatactaggagagaggcacctggctggctcagtcagaagagcgtgtgactcttgatctcagagtggtgagttagagccccatgttgggtgtaaagatcacttaaaataaataaataaactttaaaaaaaaaaaaaaagaatactaggaaataaaaaatatgtccaTACCCCCTTCTTATTTGGTCTTTCTCCACTAATCAGTACAAATACCCTTCTTTGTAAGAAAatctaatggggcgcctgggtggctcagtaggttaagcgtccaacttaggctcaggtcatgatctcgcggtttgtgggtgcaagccccgtgttgggctctgtgctgacagctcagagcctggagcctgttttggattctgtgtctcctcctctctctgctggccCCCCCaccatactcatgctctgtctctctctgtctctcaataataaatgttaccaaaaaaaatttttttaataaaaaaaaagaaaacctaaaagactgcACTTCAAAATAGTACAACTTGTAAAGCAGAGATAttgtgcatttattcattcaacaattatttattgacaaCCCACTATCTTCCAAGGGCTAGGGCAATGGAAATACAATAGTGAACAAATACCCTTGTGGACTCACAGTTTAGTAACAgaaacagagaattttaaaaataaacaagtgaaataTATAATGTGCTGGATAAGACTAaatgttatgttaaaaaaaaaaaatgaagtaaaaaagtaCCACAGAGATGTGGCCACTTGTCATGATGATGATCAGGGCAAGATTCAATGACAAAGATGCATTAGAACAAAAGAGTCGAAAAAGGAAGCCAGTCATATGAATCTCCAGGAGAAGGGCTTTTGAAGAGATCAGAGGTGGCCAAAGTCAGCCAGGTGAAGGATGTTAAAAGGAGAACGTCAACAAGATAAGGTAGCGGACTAAGGAGGTTATAGATCATGGGGAATCCTAAGAAATTTGACTTCTATTATAAGAAACATTGAAAGTCTTTGGTGGATTTGGAGTAAAGGAGAGATAGAATAagacttagaattttaaaaaatcactttttaaacaaattttttttaatgttttatttatttttgagagtgagagagacagaatgtgagcaggggaggggcagagaaaaggggagacacagaacccaaagcaggttccaggctctgagctgtcagcacagagcccgaagcggggctcaaacccacgaactgtaagatcatacctgagctgaagtcggatgctcaaccaactgagccacccagaccccccaaaaaaatcacttttagaGCTCCTAATCTGGTAATGGTAGGAAACAGTTCATATTACATTACcctattatattatataaatacaaataaaatttacaaataaattttataacCACTATACAAAATATCTTCCAAACAATGATTTGAAGGCATTGGAGAATGGCTAAAAGCAGGTAGAAGTTAAGGGAATTCAACTCATTTAAGATGGGAACCACACAAGGTGATAGATTCACATTTATATGACTTTCCCCAAACCGCCCAGCACAGGCTGGCTCAAACTTAAATAGAAACTCTCAGATCTTGCTCCAGGGGGCCAGCAAACCCTTCCTCAGTATGGatcccagaaaaattaaaatatatgtccacaaaaagacttgtacacaaatgttcacaacaGTCTTAATTCATAATAGCTAGAAACTAGagataacctaaatgtccatcaacatggGGATGGAGAGACAAAAGGTGGTATTTTTATACGATGAAATACTACTCTGCAATAGAAAAATGACTGATCCAAGTAACAACATAAATGAATCCAAAAAATATATCACGTTGAGAGAGATTAGTCAGACACATTTTTCTGAGTCCATTTACGTTATATCCAAGAACAGACAGAACCAATCGCTGGTGACGGAAAGCAAAGGTGGGAACGGAGGAACCAACATTGGGCATTTTCCAGGTGatgaaattctttattttgttatggATAATGATTAAATGGGTGTGTATAATTTCTGAAACTCATCATACTGAACTCTTAAAAATCTCAAGATTTAGCTGCATGAAGTGTGCTCTTTCTGCCCTCTTTATATAAAGCTATTTATCCATCCTTAGgattccaaaagaaatgaaacaaggaTGTCAAAGAAAATACTAAAGCAAAATAATACAGTAAATTTTGCAAGTATCAAGTCCAAATGTCTAGTTTCTTACACTCCATATaaaaaacaggtatttttaatAGTAATTCAAACAATTAGCTGTTGCACTTAACGATAAATTGTACTCTAAAGGCTAAAAGGGGATACATTTGTAAGAATGTTATAGGAACACTACAACCTCAGAAACAGTGGCTATCCAACTTTAAACGGAGACTTCTCAAGAACGTGCAAGATAGGATGAAATTTCACTAGAGTACAATGCAGTGATTAAATACTATGAATAAATTCGCCAAGTAATTGGTAAAGAACACTCTCAGTGAGAGAAATTCCCATTAAACCTATTTCaaacagggtcacctgggtggctcagtcggtgaagcatccgattttggctcaggtcatgatctcacagtctgtgggtttgaccccacgttggggtctgtgctgacagctcagagcctggagcctgcttcagattctgtgtctccttatatctctttgcccctcccttgctcacattctgtgtctctcaaaaataaataaacattaagaatatatatattaaaaaagtaaataaataaacctactTCGAACATTGGAAACAAACATTAAGTGCCAAATATGTATTTAAGAATTCCCTAACATataagtgcattttattttatttttttttttttcatgcaaggTTGTTTTTATTAAGCTTTACGTTTAGATTACAGCTAAGTATTTCAAGCAGGACTTCATTTGACAAGCAGACATGACATTCTAGGAAACATTTCAACAAACTCCAGTGACGTCAAAACTATTGGGAACAGAACACATCTACTCTGCAGTTCAAGGGTGTGTTGAGGACTTTAAGGGGTCATTAGAGAAAGAAGCTACATGGCAACTGGTCCTCTTCTATAACATGATTATTCTGGACAAGTAGCTACAAAGAGAAGCACGTAACTATCACAGAGCTTAGAGAGATCTTGCCTCAAATCCATCCTTTTTATTACCAATAGGACTTGGGGGTCACATATCAGAAGAAAAAGGATTCTTTCAGAATAAGCTACATGTcaagttttctatgtataatctTAATGCTAATATGATTAGCTTacgttttaaaacaaaatcaagaaaagaacagttttatatttaaaacccaCTACAGTATATTAGCGACTGGAGGAGATGCTTATCCACTGAGGATTCTTTGCTCCACTCTCGTAGTTTCTTTATGAGTTCTTCTGAGAAATTTTCATTGTGACCGTCTTGACCTCTGTGTATTCGTGGAGACCATATTCTCCCAGTTCTCTTCCATTTCCAGACATCTTGAAACCACCAAAGGGGCACTGGGCAGATACCACGCTATAGCAATTCACCCACACTGTCCCAGCCTGCAGAGCAGAGGAGACTGTTATGGCTTTATCTACATCTTTGGTAAAGATCCCTGCTGATAAGCCATAAAGGGTATTGTTTGCTCTCTTGATCACTTCATCTAAAGATTTAAATTTCATGATTTGCTGCACTGGTCCAAATATCTCCTCTTTGGCGATGCGCATCTTGTCTGTAACATTAGAGAAAACTGTGGGCTGGATGAAGTAGCCTTTATTCCCCCAGGGGCCTCCACCGCATTCCAATTTGGccccttctttcttcctactCTCAATGAGGTCAagtattttttcatattgttCCTTGTCAATTTGAGGGCCTTGGCTGACTCCTGGGGTCAGAGGATTTCCAAGAACGTATTTTTTAGCCCGTTCAACACTCCTTCGAACAAACTCATCATAAATTGATTCTTCCACAAAGAGTCTGGATGCAGCTATGCAACACTGGCCTTGGTGGTAGAATAATCCATGGTGGGAAAATTCAATGGCATTATCCAAGTCGGCATCGGCAAACACAATGCAGGGGCTCTTTCCACCAAGCTCCAGCGTCACCCTCTTCAGATTGCTTTTCCCGGCAGCTTCTTTGATCATTTTGCCAACCTCTGTAGATCCTGTGAAGGCCACTTTGTCTATGTCCATGTGGGAAGAAATGGCCGCCCCTGCGGTAGGTCCATAACCAGGCACAATGTTCACTACTCCTGGAGGGAAACCTGCCTCTTGTATTAAAGATGCCACGTGAAGAGCAGTGAGAGGAGTTTGCTCTGCAGGTTTGACAACCACTGTATTTCCGCAGCTAAGGGCAGGCCCTATCTTCCAAATGAGCATGACCAACGGGAAATTCCAAGGAATGATTTGGCCACATACACCAATAGGCTCATGTCTTGTGTAAGTAAAAAAGTTTCCATCGATGGGTATCGTGCGACCCTGGATCTTGTCAGCCCACCCTGCACAGTAGCGTAATGTCGTTATGCAGCCCCCTAAATCCATCTGATATGCGTTGGAGAATAGTTTTCCACCATTCATCGACTCCATTGTTGCCAGGAGAAGACGATCTCTTTCAATTAAGTCAGCCAACTTGTATATTAGCCGCCCTCTCTCTGAAGCATTCATGGTGCGCCATGGAGAGCCGATCTGAAAAGCCTGTCTTGCGGCCTTCACTGCTTTGTCAATATCCTCCTTATCTCCTTCTTCTACTTCACAGAGTTTCTCTTCGGTTGCAGGATTAAAGACAGGAAATTTCTTGCCACTCACTGAATTATGCCACTCATTGTTTATGAAAATCTTAGTATATTTATATGTCAAATTGGTGAGTGGGACAGGTAAGTCTGGCGTGCCTGAAGACGACATTTCTGGTTCGGCTGCTGGAACACAGGTGACAGGCTCAGCGATTTGGTTCTGATCATAAGTGCATTTTAAGAAAAGGAGCTGGCTACGCAGAGTGCTTAAAATATGCCTTACATATATTTCTCATCATCACATCTGTTACTAACTGAGGAACAAAGTTAATTtggaatgtaaaattattttagaaaaataagccTTTATATTCTCTAGTATCAATTGTGCAGCTAACATCTAGGTGGTAATACAGCATAATGGCATACGAGTGTGATTCCCTGTAATAAATCCCCATTTTGCCACTTTAAGGTCTCAGAAAATAGACAAGTCAATAGCATCTGACATGtaactttttacatttatatagtaGGAATATATGTACGGGAACTCCTAGCAGACTTTAAGGAGTAAAATGAAGTATAGCATTCAAGTTCTATCTGAAAGGAAATTCGCAATTTAATACATGTTGTAGCACAGGCATTGTAACAAAAATCAAGAGAAGACCCTGTTAGGAGGACAATGCTGACAGAGGCAATGGTGATAAAAGAGGGAAGAATACAAAATTCAAATAAGTCATGGTGACATTTCAGTCTCAAGTCTccgaaaagattaaaataaagcatattaaaaaaaaaaagtgaaataggataaaatttaaaaatctgttcaaTCATATCCAGCAAAAGGCTACCATCAAGATTAATtttcaatctccctctctcttattgGATCTAAATAATATAAGACGAAAGgaggtgttttaaaaaattaaatcaaaaataAGCACCTTTGATTTTATAACTTATTATTTAATGGAACCTGACTCTTTGAACTTAGAATTATTACCCACAGATGTTCTGCCAGCACTGCACAGAGAGTTTATGCACGTGAGCCCCTAAATTACCAAAAGCAGCACTGTAAATATACCTTTTGTTCGTTACATAACAAGTCTCTGCCATGGACAGGATCTATTTTCACACATAGCCGAAATAAATATCAGAGCCAAAAAGGAAGACAGCATTATCGCTGCCAGAGGTAGCATGACTTAAAAGGAACAAggcttaaggggcacctgggtggctcagtcagttaagcattcaactcttgatttcagctcaggtcatgatctcatggttggtgagatcgagccccacatcaggctctgcgatgacaacGTAGAGCctccatgggattctctctctccctctctttctgcccacaccCCTGCTTCCAcaccctgtctcaaaaataagtatttaaatttttttttaacatttatttatttttgaaggggagagagagagagagacagagacagagacagagtgtgagtgggggaggggcagagagagggagacagggagagagagaaagagagacagagagaatgagaatctaaagcaggctccaggccctgagctgtgagcacagagccccacgcggagctcaaactcacgaaccgtgagatcatgacatgagctgaaggcagatgctcaaccgactgagccactcacatgccccattaaataaatattttaaaaaaaacgaaaaacaaggCTTAAAAAATACATCTGATTCTCAGGTCAGTTTTACCAAAAGACCAACTGATTGGGGTGATAAACTTACACTTTATGtatgaggttttattttcttcctttccaaagatatcctacatacacacaaaactatGTCAACCACTCTTCACGGAAAAACTGTGTAGCTAACACCTAGGTAGAAGTATAGTATAATGGCTTACAAGGGTGACTACTGTGTCAAATTTACTCAGCTACATGACCCTGAACCAATTATTTAATCCTTCTAAACCTcagttgtattttaaatataagctATAACTATAAGTAGGTTTTACAAGATACGAAGCACCCAGCAGAGTATATGGCCCTCAATAAACACAAGAAATGCTTGCTATGatctcaagaaagaagaacaaagctggaggtatcccaattccagatttcaagatatatcaCCAAGCCGtggtaaccaaaacagtatggtacgggcacaataacagacacagagatcaatgggacagaatagagcccagaaataaacccgtgcttatatggtcaataaatctgagaca is a genomic window containing:
- the LOC131516922 gene encoding aldehyde dehydrogenase 1A1-like, coding for MSSSGTPDLPVPLTNLTYKYTKIFINNEWHNSVSGKKFPVFNPATEEKLCEVEEGDKEDIDKAVKAARQAFQIGSPWRTMNASERGRLIYKLADLIERDRLLLATMESMNGGKLFSNAYQMDLGGCITTLRYCAGWADKIQGRTIPIDGNFFTYTRHEPIGVCGQIIPWNFPLVMLIWKIGPALSCGNTVVVKPAEQTPLTALHVASLIQEAGFPPGVVNIVPGYGPTAGAAISSHMDIDKVAFTGSTEVGKMIKEAAGKSNLKRVTLELGGKSPCIVFADADLDNAIEFSHHGLFYHQGQCCIAASRLFVEESIYDEFVRRSVERAKKYVLGNPLTPGVSQGPQIDKEQYEKILDLIESRKKEGAKLECGGGPWGNKGYFIQPTVFSNVTDKMRIAKEEIFGPVQQIMKFKSLDEVIKRANNTLYGLSAGIFTKDVDKAITVSSALQAGTVWVNCYSVVSAQCPFGGFKMSGNGRELGEYGLHEYTEVKTVTMKISQKNS